gaaatttaaaagcagattactatataattactatgtaatttttttacagtaaaaacacatcaaaacatataataaaagtataaatacatattgtagtgcaccaagcatcattgcccagtgccccgatttacattttgcccactattagccctgaccttgatctgactttttgattactttttgatcacttcctgaatgtatggtttcatcactttgtccttgaccttgattgttcctgacttattgctggagaccacatggcatccaaaaggcatctcgatggcgcaagcgctgttttggaggaatttgaacgcagcgatagcgatttggagtcctttgtggaatcgagcgatagtgattcaccaggaaatttgtcatcggacagcgaaagtgaactgagcgacgattctggacctgaggtcagtgctgtgcgcacatggtgtcctattgaccttgatgtgaaccaggcagcaccgccaagatttccattcaccagcgcacctgggatgaaaattgaggctgaatgggacgaccccctggcatacctgaagttgtttttgaccgatgaagttatcgaaaaaattgttgcggagacaaacaggtaagccgctcttgtgtttgctaactttttgaaattttttgccaacatggaagctgctctgtgtttgctaaaactttttaagtttttgctaattttttttgccaacatgtgtgctgctctgtgctaacattttaaaaatttttatgccaacatgtatgctgctctgtgtttgctaactttttgaaattttttgctatttttttttttgccaacgtgtatgctgctctgtgtttgctaactttttgaaattttttgctttttttatgcaaacatatatgctgctctttgtttgctaacatattacctgCACACTATAAAAGCATAtatcctaaaatttattttttattttgttttatgcagggacgctggacaacaacaaggtgctccacacctgaggtttgcaagaagcaaaaaaagggaacctgtgaccaaggatgacatttggctgtttctgggcttggtgatcctgcagggagttgtgggcaaacccctgcagaagtagTACTGGTCCcggaacaaaatgattgccactccattctttggcacagtcatgacagaataccgattttccctcatcatgaagtacctgcactttgcaaacaattaggaatttgatgaaactacccatcctgcaccaaaactcaaaaaaatttgggaagtttctcaaatgattctaaaaaatttccagcaaacctatgtgccagaaagagatgtcagcattgacgaaagtctaatggcttacaggaggaggctcagctgggtgcagtacattgcgtcaaagagggcacgatttggcgtgaagacctatatgctgtgtgaatcttcatctggctacatctggaatacggtgctATACAcaggaaaagggacacagttcaaccccagatacagccattacggattggccacatcttcagtgctatccctcattgagccattgctaggtcagggctattgtctCACAACtcacaatttctacacctctcctgagctttatgagttccttctgcgacacagaacagatgcgtatggaaccgttagggctaaccggcgcaacctgccagcactgtttgcaaaagagaaactgaagacaggagaaattgttgcctggcagaaaggcaagatgatggccctgagatggcgtgacacaaaagatgtgtgcctgatgagtactgtccatgatgtcTCCACCGTTCTGgaacacacaaaacgtgggaaagaagtgatgaagccacaggtggtaattgactacaataacaccatgggaggtgtcgacagagctgaccaagccatgacattctacccagcgatgaggaaacagcaaaggaagtattacaaaaagattttcagacatCTAGTTGaacagtgcctatggaatgcctacgttcgatacaaaaaaaaaagtcagaggcctgcgaatcatttagacttcattttgcaagttttcgaatctatagtcaagaaccaccaaacatcatcagtggctatgaatagacctggacgtcgtgcttccaccattgtcaacccagaacacctgaccggtcgtcacttcgttgaatacatgcCACCAACCctgaaaaaggcggcacctacaaggatgtgcgtggtttgctgctcaaagaccgatgacagaggaaggaagaaacgcaaggaaaccaggttctactgtcctgactgtgatgttgggctttgtgcagcaccctgcttcaaaatctaccacacccaaaatgtctactaaaaaagtaaatattttttttctaaaatctgcatataatttatattattatttatcaataatattgcacccttgtttggaaaatttcagtaagaaatgtttgataaaaaattttttttttgataaattacattgttttgggctaatatttcattattttttgtaatattgattgataattatgtattattttaaaatttatgattctaatatattaaataaatataataattatacccgggagttaatcttaagaattacaggtccacaatataaacaaaaatttctacgctaggggggttaacaagtGATTCTGGTTTTGCAGTACTGAGTTGTCTTCCAGTGCAGCTTGCGATGGATCATTTAGGTGGGGTCGTTGCTTGGCAGAATTTACATTTTGTGGTTTAGGGGCAGATTGTGGGAGAGGGTGAGGGTAAATAGATGTTGAGGGAATGGGGGAATGGATTGGGGTTAAGGAGCTAAAGTTTGAGGCACTACTAGAACTTGGAGATGTGGGAACATAGTGTTGTTGGGGACTTTGGAAATGGGGGTGTTGAAACTGAGAAACTGAGGGAGTGCTGAGGGATTGGGTAGTGTGGATTTGAAAACTGGCTGCTCCATTCTGATGTGAATACATGGGGTGTGATTGGGAAGAGGGGGATTTTGTGGGTGTGGGGTTGAAGGTGGTAGCACAAGCAAATGCTTTTTGGATGGCATGCATAATATCCATCTTACATTGGAACGGGCAATTTTTGGGCAGCAAAGAAAGATCCCCAGCAACTGAGTAGCAGAACCCAGCAATGTCATTGTCTAAATTTAACTGGCTGAGTTcacctgctgctgttgctgcatcACCATTTGCTGCTGGATggttaaaaccatttaaaaaattccaacatCCTGCTCTGAATTgcttgaaattttatttttttgttttctattctgtGGCGCTAGTGGGGGTGCGGTAGATGGCGATGTTTCAGGGGCCAGATCATCGTCCTCTCCTCTCTCGCTGTCAAAAGTGGCCTCTTCCATTGGCTTGACACTTCCAGATGTCCTATGGGGAAATGGGAGCAACTAGTTTGAGAATTTAATTAGCTCAATACAAAAAGACCCATTTCTGCAGAGAGATACATGGATACATTGCAAGAGATACATTGTAATTTCCCCCCAAATAGACACATTTTGCAAACAAGATTGTCAGATGAATACTTACAGCCGCATCTCTACACTTCTCTTGAGGAACTGTAAGTTCTGGAAGTAGGCGTGCACTTTCACTTGGCCTGCTGCTGATCCACTTCTCTGTCGGTTCTGCTCTCTCAGGTCTTTAGTGAACCGGTCACGCAGGGACTTCCAGCGAGTTTTTGTATTgttcactgcaaaaataaaaaggtataaatcaTACGATATGAACATGCTTACAAAATATATGTCTGAGCAATCATGTAAGAGTACAGTTTttgaattaataatatttttttattcacataatCGAATACAATAGTCAGGGTAcattcatacatggaattgcgacgcagTGCAAAAAACTCTACATTACAATCC
The genomic region above belongs to Pyxicephalus adspersus chromosome 9, UCB_Pads_2.0, whole genome shotgun sequence and contains:
- the CCDC85B gene encoding coiled-coil domain-containing protein 85B isoform X2, which translates into the protein MPCSPASTLSPSAAEAVNNTKTRWKSLRDRFTKDLREQNRQRSGSAAGQVKVHAYFQNLQFLKRSVEMRLTSGSVKPMEEATFDSERGEDDDLAPETSPSTAPPLAPQNRKQKNKISSNSEQDVGIF
- the CCDC85B gene encoding coiled-coil domain-containing protein 85B isoform X3, whose translation is MPCSPASTLSPSAAEAVNNTKTRWKSLRDRFTKDLREQNRQRSGSAAGQVKVHAYFQNLQFLKRSVEMRLPVFQLAGRVIPH